In the genome of Fusarium poae strain DAOMC 252244 chromosome 1, whole genome shotgun sequence, the window ATCTGCATTGCTGGTCATTTGGCAGGCTAAGCAGGTACTGTTTATCACGGTCAAAGAGGGTATGACCTCAACAGTTTGAGGTGTCACTCACGAGACTTGTCAACCCTCATCTTGACGTCTTCACTTAATCGACTCCATATCCCATCGTCACTTTCTTCATTGAAAGCTAAATTAGATTCTTCCCCAACAAAAACAATAGCGTCTATTATGCATAAATTCGCTGTTGTTCTCTCCTCTCATGCGGACGATTACTTTTGAGCCATTGATCTGCTATCAACCTTGATACGTTTCTCTCGACATATTCAAAGCGCAGTGCACATCTACCAACGCGCCTACGACTCGTTTCGATTCTTACTCTCACCGCAGATCTCAATCCGATATGCGGTTTAAACTTGCGAATTCATTGAGCTTCTTCACCGTTCAGCTCATCTTGGCTACCTCGACTCTCGCTCTCAGTAGTCATGGAACACCGTCGCAAGAACACAACCCCAGCCCAGACCCGCCGTCACCAAAGGGCATTTCAGTACCCTTCTTCGCGACTCTGGAACGTCTATCACGACTTGTGGACATCGCCTATTGCATCGGTACCACGGGTGTCAGAAAACCATTCAACTGCGTGTCACGATGCAACGACTTTCCCAGTCTGTCTCTCATCAACACATGGAACACTGGCCCTTTGCTAAGCGACAGCTGCGGATATATTGCGGTAGACCATGGGGCGACGCAGCATGGTGATAGCGGTGACTTGACCGCTGGTGAGCCTGCTATCGTGATAGCCTTCCGCGGGACCTACAGTATTGCCAATACGATTGTCGACTTGAGCACTGTCCCTCAGGAATATGTACCGTATCCATCACCAGATCATGGCGGCGATGAGCCACCCAACGAACTTGAGCATACGTGCAGGAATTGCACTGTACACATGGGCTTTCTCCAGTCATGGAAGAACACTCGACGATTTATTCTTCCACAGCTAAAACAGTTAAGATCACAATATCCCTCTTATCCGATTCAACTCGTTGGACACAGCCTAGGAGGCTCTGTTGCCTGCCTGGCTGCACTGGAGCTCAAGGTATCGCTGGGATGGGAAAACATCATAGTCACCACGTTTGGTGAACCACGCGTCGGAAACGAAGGTCTTGCCCGCTTCGTGGACGAAGTATTTCATCTCAATGATGAAAATGATCCAGAAGGGCGTGCGTTCAGGCGGGTAACTCATAAAGAGGACCCTGTGCCTCTTCTGCCTCTGAGTGAATGGGGCTACAAGTCACACGCAGGTGAGGTATACATTGTCAAGCAGGAATTGACCCCTTCTGAGTCTGATATTTTTATGTGTATCGGCGATGATGATCCGAAGTGTATAGCAGGGGCAGATGATTCCTTGTGGATGACGATTCGCCGGCTGTTCCAAGCC includes:
- a CDS encoding hypothetical protein (SECRETED:SignalP(1-24)~BUSCO:33782at5125), whose protein sequence is MRFKLANSLSFFTVQLILATSTLALSSHGTPSQEHNPSPDPPSPKGISVPFFATLERLSRLVDIAYCIGTTGVRKPFNCVSRCNDFPSLSLINTWNTGPLLSDSCGYIAVDHGATQHGDSGDLTAGEPAIVIAFRGTYSIANTIVDLSTVPQEYVPYPSPDHGGDEPPNELEHTCRNCTVHMGFLQSWKNTRRFILPQLKQLRSQYPSYPIQLVGHSLGGSVACLAALELKVSLGWENIIVTTFGEPRVGNEGLARFVDEVFHLNDENDPEGRAFRRVTHKEDPVPLLPLSEWGYKSHAGEVYIVKQELTPSESDIFMCIGDDDPKCIAGADDSLWMTIRRLFQAKNLLMASDKLAELNGFPSRFKLWQLLFAHRDYFWRLGLCVPGGDPADWGRGRYQGLGPDTEEL